A single region of the Salarchaeum japonicum genome encodes:
- a CDS encoding mechanosensitive ion channel family protein, producing MSALADLTDAVQSLGPAERAVLSVAVLVLLALGWRASRRFAASARENRSDRIVDVLLVVLVLAFGALGVEAFLVLWGAHPLAVDAVQAVTDRAELGVRLVLTAVLLAGAYVFTEFLHGRVDDFVADRENITDHQAEITFRLLQITLYVGALITALGIWNVNLSGLLIGAGFAGIVFGMAARQTLGAVIAGFVLMFARPFEIGDWVKIGSNDGIVTDITIVNTRIQTFDGEYVMLPNDYVGSEEVVNRSRKGRLRLHVEVGVDYTTDVEHAIEVAEETLKDVEDVLTVPQPQVVLTEFGDSAVVLDLRFWIDKPSARRKWRAQTAVISQVHEAFREAGITIPFPQRELSARDDGMGVRIPDDYGPSGDDGE from the coding sequence GTGAGCGCGCTCGCGGACCTGACGGACGCGGTGCAGTCGCTCGGCCCCGCGGAGCGCGCCGTGCTCTCCGTCGCGGTGCTCGTCCTGCTCGCGCTCGGCTGGCGGGCGTCTCGGCGGTTCGCGGCGAGCGCGCGCGAGAACCGGAGCGACCGCATCGTGGACGTGCTCCTCGTCGTGCTCGTGCTCGCGTTCGGCGCGCTCGGCGTCGAGGCGTTCCTCGTGCTCTGGGGCGCGCACCCGCTCGCCGTGGACGCCGTGCAGGCCGTGACCGACCGCGCGGAACTCGGCGTCCGCCTCGTCCTCACGGCGGTTCTCCTCGCGGGCGCGTACGTCTTCACGGAGTTCCTGCACGGCCGCGTGGACGACTTCGTCGCCGACCGCGAGAACATCACCGACCACCAGGCAGAAATCACGTTCCGCCTCCTCCAGATTACGCTGTACGTCGGCGCGCTCATCACCGCGCTCGGCATCTGGAACGTGAACCTCTCCGGCCTCCTCATCGGCGCGGGGTTCGCGGGTATCGTGTTCGGCATGGCCGCCCGGCAGACGCTCGGCGCGGTCATCGCGGGGTTCGTGTTGATGTTCGCGCGGCCGTTCGAAATCGGTGACTGGGTGAAAATCGGGTCGAACGACGGCATCGTCACGGACATCACCATCGTGAACACGCGAATACAGACGTTCGACGGCGAGTACGTGATGCTCCCGAACGACTACGTCGGCTCCGAGGAGGTCGTGAACCGCTCGCGGAAGGGCCGCCTCCGCCTGCACGTCGAGGTCGGCGTGGACTACACGACGGACGTGGAGCACGCCATCGAGGTCGCGGAGGAGACCCTGAAGGACGTAGAGGACGTGCTGACGGTGCCGCAGCCGCAGGTCGTGCTCACCGAGTTCGGGGATTCGGCGGTCGTGCTCGACCTCCGGTTCTGGATAGACAAGCCGAGCGCGCGCCGGAAGTGGCGCGCGCAGACCGCGGTCATCTCGCAGGTGCACGAGGCGTTCCGCGAGGCGGGCATCACCATCCCGTTCCCGCAGCGCGAACTCAGCGCGCGCGACGACGGGATGGGCGTCCGCATCCCCGACGACTACGGGCCCTCGGGTGACGACGGTGAGTGA
- a CDS encoding glutamate--cysteine ligase, giving the protein MVTGSRDAFTELGTLGVEEEFFVVDESGVPTAGSDQLVYDGDPPELLDGRLDHELFKFVVETQTPRLDGIEEAGDAIREVREALVEYAASHGLGIAGAGLHPGARWREHEHAEKPRYRSQLERIQYPQHRNTTAGLHVHVGVDDPDKAVWVANEIRWYLPVMLALSANSPFWNGFDTGLASARAKVFENLPNTGMPTAFEDYDAFEDYEERMVSQGSINDRGELWFDVRPHSGHGTVEVRAPDGQHDPSVVETFVEYTHALVVDFAERYEDGEPGTDVRREVLDENKWRAVRHGHDASFLEPEGGVVSLGEVVEREAERLDVPGLRDVYDRESGAERQRRIRGEDGARALYDSILL; this is encoded by the coding sequence ATGGTGACGGGTTCGCGGGACGCGTTCACGGAACTCGGGACGCTCGGCGTCGAGGAGGAGTTCTTCGTGGTCGACGAGTCGGGCGTGCCGACCGCGGGGAGCGACCAGTTGGTGTACGACGGCGACCCGCCCGAGTTGCTCGACGGCCGCCTCGACCACGAACTGTTCAAGTTCGTGGTGGAGACGCAGACGCCGCGCCTCGACGGCATCGAGGAGGCGGGCGACGCGATTCGAGAGGTTCGGGAAGCGCTCGTCGAGTACGCGGCGTCGCACGGCCTCGGTATCGCCGGCGCGGGCCTGCATCCGGGCGCGCGGTGGCGCGAGCACGAGCACGCGGAGAAGCCGCGGTACCGCTCGCAGTTGGAGCGCATCCAGTACCCCCAGCACCGGAACACGACGGCGGGCCTGCACGTCCACGTCGGCGTGGACGACCCGGACAAGGCGGTGTGGGTGGCGAACGAGATTCGATGGTACCTGCCGGTGATGCTCGCGCTCTCCGCGAACTCGCCGTTCTGGAACGGGTTCGACACGGGGCTGGCGTCGGCGCGCGCGAAAGTCTTCGAGAACCTCCCGAACACGGGGATGCCGACCGCGTTCGAGGACTACGACGCGTTCGAGGACTACGAGGAGCGAATGGTCTCTCAGGGCAGTATCAACGACCGCGGCGAACTCTGGTTCGACGTGCGCCCGCACTCCGGCCACGGCACGGTCGAAGTCCGCGCGCCGGACGGCCAGCACGACCCCTCGGTGGTGGAGACGTTCGTCGAGTACACGCACGCGCTCGTCGTGGATTTCGCGGAGCGCTACGAGGACGGCGAACCCGGGACGGACGTGCGGCGGGAAGTTCTGGACGAGAACAAGTGGCGGGCGGTTCGCCACGGCCACGACGCGTCCTTCCTCGAACCCGAGGGCGGCGTCGTCTCCCTCGGCGAGGTCGTGGAGCGCGAGGCCGAACGCCTCGACGTGCCGGGGCTTCGCGACGTGTACGACCGGGAGAGCGGCGCGGAACGCCAGCGCCGCATTCGCGGGGAAGACGGCGCTCGCGCGCTCTACGACTCGATTCTCCTCTGA
- a CDS encoding elongation factor 1-beta has translation MGKVAARIKVMPQSPEVDLDALTERLEDALPEGAKISRTDREDVAFGLIALFPTVIIPDEAGGTEAVEDAFRNVDDVESVDVDEVGRI, from the coding sequence ATGGGGAAGGTCGCCGCACGCATCAAGGTCATGCCGCAGAGCCCCGAAGTCGACCTCGACGCGCTCACCGAGCGCCTCGAAGACGCGCTCCCCGAGGGCGCGAAGATCAGCCGAACCGACCGCGAGGACGTCGCGTTCGGCCTCATCGCGCTCTTCCCGACCGTCATCATCCCCGACGAAGCCGGCGGCACGGAAGCCGTTGAGGACGCGTTCCGCAACGTCGACGACGTCGAATCCGTCGACGTCGACGAAGTCGGCCGGATATAA
- a CDS encoding HemK2/MTQ2 family protein methyltransferase, which produces MSDLADRRGVETEVYQPAEDSMLLADAAVAELAADARVLEVGTGSGVVAERVRDAGANVVASDVNPHACRQARERGVPAVRADLVAPFRDGVFDAVLFNPPYLPEDPAAERDDWMEVALTGGETGREVVEAFLDDVARVLAPDGYVLLLVSTLTGVEEVVAYAGDRGFSAVALRDESFPFETLTVLKLVR; this is translated from the coding sequence GTGAGTGACCTCGCGGACCGCCGCGGCGTCGAGACCGAGGTGTATCAGCCGGCGGAGGACTCGATGTTGCTCGCGGACGCCGCGGTGGCCGAACTCGCGGCGGACGCGCGCGTGCTGGAGGTCGGCACGGGGTCGGGCGTCGTCGCCGAACGCGTCCGGGACGCGGGCGCGAACGTCGTCGCGTCGGACGTGAACCCGCACGCGTGCCGGCAGGCCCGGGAGCGCGGCGTCCCGGCGGTTCGCGCCGACCTCGTCGCGCCCTTTCGCGACGGTGTCTTCGACGCGGTGCTGTTCAATCCGCCGTACCTCCCGGAAGACCCCGCGGCGGAGCGCGACGACTGGATGGAGGTCGCGCTCACGGGCGGCGAGACGGGCCGCGAGGTCGTGGAAGCGTTCCTGGACGACGTGGCGCGCGTGCTCGCGCCGGACGGCTACGTTCTCCTGCTCGTCAGCACGCTCACGGGCGTCGAGGAGGTCGTCGCGTACGCCGGAGACCGCGGGTTCTCCGCCGTCGCGCTCCGCGACGAGTCCTTCCCGTTCGAGACGCTCACCGTCCTGAAGCTCGTCCGGTAA
- a CDS encoding 5-methyltetrahydropteroyltriglutamate--homocysteine methyltransferase, translating into MTVVSTTLGLFPLPDDARERLADLKGHQKEDLVSGDEAPDIEAVYDEARDDLLTRQADADLDRAVEGQARWDDMLAHPLAVHENVRTEGIVRYYDNNNFYRDPVVTGDLTHSGDLARDLERASALTDSLQAVVPGPYSLSRLATDDHYGSSQAFLAALGDFLAGEVESFPDAVETVFVLEPSLATESLDDGEDERAAAAIDTVAAATDAEVVVQSYWGTYGEKLHAHLLDTDVSALGYDLVTAHDDATYLVQEYGTLDSVSLGVVDGQNTLVESPDTIEERIEWFRDQIPVSEFDTVYATPNTELFYLPVNKFQAKLRALGALGGDRE; encoded by the coding sequence ATGACAGTCGTCAGCACGACGCTCGGGCTGTTCCCGCTGCCCGACGACGCGCGAGAGCGCCTCGCCGACCTCAAGGGACACCAGAAAGAAGACCTCGTCTCCGGGGACGAAGCCCCCGACATCGAGGCCGTCTACGACGAAGCGCGCGACGACCTCCTCACCCGGCAGGCGGACGCCGACCTCGACCGCGCCGTCGAGGGGCAGGCGCGCTGGGACGACATGCTCGCCCATCCGCTCGCCGTCCACGAGAACGTCCGCACCGAGGGAATCGTCCGGTACTACGACAACAACAACTTCTACCGCGACCCCGTCGTCACCGGCGACCTCACGCACAGCGGCGACCTCGCGCGCGACCTCGAACGCGCGAGCGCGCTCACCGACAGCCTCCAGGCCGTCGTGCCCGGCCCCTACTCGCTCTCCCGACTCGCGACCGACGACCACTACGGGAGTTCCCAGGCGTTCCTCGCCGCGCTCGGCGACTTCCTCGCCGGCGAAGTCGAGTCCTTCCCCGACGCCGTCGAGACCGTGTTCGTCCTCGAACCCAGCCTCGCCACCGAATCGCTCGACGACGGCGAGGACGAGCGCGCCGCCGCCGCCATCGACACGGTCGCCGCCGCGACCGACGCCGAGGTCGTCGTGCAGTCCTACTGGGGGACGTACGGCGAGAAACTCCACGCCCACCTCCTCGACACCGACGTCTCGGCGCTCGGCTACGACCTCGTCACCGCGCACGACGACGCCACCTACCTCGTCCAGGAGTACGGCACGCTCGACTCGGTGAGCCTCGGCGTCGTGGACGGACAGAACACGCTCGTCGAATCCCCCGACACCATCGAAGAACGCATCGAGTGGTTCAGAGACCAGATTCCCGTCAGCGAGTTCGACACCGTGTACGCCACCCCTAACACCGAGCTGTTCTACCTGCCCGTGAACAAGTTCCAGGCGAAACTTCGCGCGCTCGGCGCGCTCGGAGGTGACCGCGAATGA
- a CDS encoding fibrillarin-like rRNA/tRNA 2'-O-methyltransferase, producing the protein MSRPEGVERRAFDGSEASWLATRGEPVYGEPVEDGWRRWNPNRSKLGAMLEHEMDTGLAGGETVLYLGAANGTTVSHVADFAGPTYAVEFAPRPVRDLLDVAESRNRLFPLLKDARKPETYAHVVEADVDAVVQDVATRGQARVAVENAEFLADDGRLLAAFKARSEDVTRDPDDVFADVLADLESAYEVLETQRLEPYHADHLGVVARPK; encoded by the coding sequence ATGAGCCGCCCCGAGGGCGTCGAGCGCCGCGCGTTCGACGGGAGCGAGGCGTCGTGGCTGGCGACCCGGGGCGAACCGGTGTACGGCGAACCGGTCGAGGACGGATGGCGTCGCTGGAACCCGAACCGGTCGAAACTCGGCGCGATGCTCGAACACGAAATGGACACCGGCCTCGCGGGCGGCGAGACGGTGCTCTACCTTGGCGCGGCGAACGGGACGACGGTGAGCCACGTCGCGGACTTCGCGGGGCCGACGTACGCCGTGGAGTTCGCGCCGCGGCCCGTCCGCGACCTGCTCGACGTGGCCGAGTCACGGAACCGATTGTTCCCCCTCCTGAAGGACGCGCGGAAGCCGGAGACGTACGCGCACGTCGTCGAGGCTGACGTGGACGCCGTGGTGCAGGACGTGGCGACCCGCGGGCAGGCGCGCGTCGCCGTGGAGAACGCTGAGTTCCTCGCGGACGACGGCCGACTGCTCGCGGCGTTCAAGGCCCGGAGCGAGGACGTGACCCGCGACCCCGACGACGTGTTCGCGGACGTGCTCGCAGACCTCGAATCCGCGTACGAGGTGCTGGAGACCCAGCGCCTCGAACCGTACCACGCAGACCACCTCGGCGTGGTCGCGCGACCGAAGTAG
- a CDS encoding 50S ribosomal protein L21e, with the protein MPSSNGPLNSTRKKLSNKPRERGTSPPQRSVAEFDEGQKVHLKIDPSTPNGRFHARFSGLTGEIVGEQGRSYKVKINDNGKEKVVLAYPAHLRAQN; encoded by the coding sequence ATGCCGAGTTCAAACGGACCCCTCAACAGCACGCGGAAGAAACTCTCCAACAAGCCCCGAGAGCGCGGCACGTCGCCGCCCCAGCGCTCCGTCGCCGAGTTCGACGAGGGTCAGAAGGTACACCTGAAAATCGACCCCTCGACGCCGAACGGTCGCTTCCACGCCCGATTCAGCGGTCTGACGGGCGAAATCGTCGGCGAGCAGGGTCGCTCCTACAAGGTCAAGATCAACGACAACGGCAAGGAGAAGGTCGTCCTGGCGTACCCCGCGCACCTCCGCGCGCAGAACTAG
- a CDS encoding NOP5/NOP56 family protein, giving the protein MTQGWFASGDAEDVGALAASVRDGSADAPADWPSEAVESGFAATEDAYYDALHEATVASARTEVQTRERADDQQLVHAVRGVEDLTSTVNELSERVAEWAGSLFDESGTGVEYAREVAARDPDDVTEERVVSLAERVRDLANERADLESYVEEQARVVAPNLSMLAGPTLAARLVEQAGGLESLAKMPSGTVQVLGAEDALFAHLRGHAPSPKHGVIYVHEYVRGTRPDERGSAARALAGKLSIAARIDHYSGDRRPGLEDELDERIERIRSRGDE; this is encoded by the coding sequence ATGACGCAGGGATGGTTCGCGAGCGGCGACGCCGAGGACGTGGGCGCGCTCGCGGCGAGCGTACGCGACGGGTCGGCGGACGCGCCCGCGGACTGGCCGAGTGAAGCGGTCGAGTCCGGGTTCGCGGCGACCGAGGACGCTTACTACGACGCGCTCCACGAGGCGACGGTGGCGTCCGCTCGGACGGAAGTTCAGACCCGGGAGCGCGCGGACGACCAGCAGTTGGTGCACGCGGTCAGGGGCGTCGAAGACCTCACGAGCACCGTGAACGAGCTCTCGGAGCGCGTCGCGGAGTGGGCGGGGAGCCTGTTCGACGAGTCCGGGACGGGCGTCGAGTACGCGCGGGAGGTCGCGGCGCGCGACCCCGACGACGTGACGGAGGAGCGCGTGGTGTCGCTCGCGGAGCGCGTGCGCGACCTGGCGAACGAGCGCGCAGACCTCGAATCGTACGTGGAGGAGCAGGCGCGCGTGGTCGCGCCGAACCTCTCGATGCTCGCGGGACCGACGCTCGCCGCGCGGCTCGTCGAGCAGGCGGGCGGCCTGGAGTCGCTCGCGAAGATGCCGTCCGGGACGGTGCAGGTGCTCGGGGCGGAGGACGCGCTGTTCGCGCATCTCCGCGGGCACGCGCCGTCGCCGAAGCACGGCGTCATCTACGTCCACGAGTACGTCCGGGGGACGCGGCCGGACGAGCGCGGGTCGGCCGCGCGGGCGCTCGCGGGGAAGCTGAGCATCGCGGCGCGCATCGACCACTACTCGGGCGACCGGCGGCCCGGACTCGAGGACGAACTGGACGAGCGCATCGAGCGCATCCGCTCGCGGGGTGACGAATGA
- a CDS encoding DUF2196 domain-containing protein: protein MTVEIEQGHDKEPIRGEVATVLGEADPNGADVKLKSGAEGRVRRVVPSEGGREQPR, encoded by the coding sequence ATGACCGTCGAAATCGAACAGGGCCACGATAAGGAGCCGATTCGGGGCGAGGTCGCGACGGTGCTCGGCGAGGCCGACCCGAACGGCGCGGACGTGAAGCTGAAGTCGGGCGCGGAGGGTCGCGTGCGTCGCGTCGTCCCGTCGGAGGGCGGGCGCGAGCAACCGCGGTAG
- a CDS encoding DUF655 domain-containing protein — translation MSSERDETSEAVVLDVLHHGRSNGGAYSGSPLAYAVAADDFTLYELSLREDTDISIGDSVQVTPDFDAGIERGHTVAYEDLTDGARSELDYVVEELVEEHEQRFVDFFNDAQPLSLRLHQLNLLPGIGDKLRDNVLDERKRTGPFESFDDLEDRVSGLHSPKETVVERIMEELQNPDDVKYRLFVRRE, via the coding sequence ATGAGCAGCGAACGCGACGAGACGTCGGAAGCGGTAGTGCTCGATGTCCTGCACCACGGCCGAAGTAACGGCGGTGCGTACAGCGGGTCGCCGCTCGCGTACGCGGTCGCCGCGGACGACTTCACGCTCTACGAACTCAGCCTGCGCGAGGACACCGACATCTCCATCGGCGACTCCGTCCAGGTGACGCCGGACTTCGACGCGGGCATCGAGCGCGGGCACACGGTCGCGTACGAAGACCTCACGGACGGCGCGCGCTCCGAACTCGACTACGTGGTGGAGGAACTCGTGGAGGAACACGAACAGCGCTTCGTGGACTTCTTCAACGACGCACAGCCGCTCTCCCTGCGCCTCCACCAGCTCAACCTCCTGCCCGGCATCGGGGACAAACTCCGGGACAACGTCCTGGACGAGCGCAAACGCACGGGGCCGTTCGAGAGCTTCGACGACCTCGAAGACCGCGTCTCCGGCCTGCACAGTCCGAAGGAGACGGTCGTGGAGCGCATCATGGAGGAGCTACAGAACCCGGACGACGTGAAGTACCGATTGTTCGTCCGGAGAGAGTAA
- a CDS encoding HVO_2753 family zinc finger protein: MSESETRQARKCVSCGINISGTTAASFKCPDCGQQIYRCSKCRKQSNLYECPDCGFRGP, encoded by the coding sequence ATGAGCGAATCAGAGACCCGGCAGGCGCGCAAGTGCGTCTCCTGCGGGATTAACATCTCCGGCACGACCGCCGCCTCGTTCAAGTGCCCGGACTGTGGCCAGCAGATCTACCGGTGCTCGAAGTGCCGGAAGCAGAGCAACCTCTACGAGTGTCCTGACTGCGGATTCCGGGGGCCGTAA
- a CDS encoding 16S ribosomal RNA methyltransferase A has protein sequence MTEYRNPDALIRRAGRGNPDFDQHFLVDDRVLDRIPTYASEFDRSHVLEIGAGTGALTDRLLDAADRVTAIERDPDLAAFVREEFADAIDRGDLTVVEGDALSVDLPAYSCCVSNLPYSASSELTFRLLPAGKPAVLMYQREFAERMAADADTSEYGRLSVAAQHYADVEVVEIVPKEAFDPQPRVESAIVRLTPRDPDYEVPDEDFFLDFVKAVFTQRRKTMRNAIRNTAHISGLDAPDAVVDALDDELLSARPEKLEPRRFAAVASVAYDHGDPS, from the coding sequence ATGACCGAGTACCGGAACCCGGACGCCCTGATTCGGCGTGCGGGCCGCGGAAACCCCGACTTCGACCAGCACTTCCTCGTGGACGACCGCGTGCTCGACCGCATCCCGACGTACGCGAGCGAGTTCGACCGCTCGCACGTCCTCGAAATCGGCGCGGGCACGGGCGCGCTCACCGACCGGTTGCTCGACGCCGCAGACCGCGTCACCGCAATCGAACGCGACCCCGACCTCGCGGCGTTCGTCCGCGAGGAGTTCGCAGACGCAATCGACCGCGGCGACCTCACCGTCGTCGAGGGGGACGCGCTCTCGGTCGACCTCCCCGCGTACTCGTGCTGTGTCTCGAACCTCCCGTACAGCGCGTCGAGCGAACTCACGTTCCGCCTGCTCCCGGCGGGGAAGCCGGCGGTGCTGATGTACCAGCGGGAGTTCGCGGAGCGGATGGCGGCCGACGCGGACACGAGCGAGTACGGCCGGCTCTCGGTGGCCGCCCAGCACTACGCGGACGTGGAGGTCGTCGAAATCGTGCCGAAGGAGGCGTTCGACCCCCAGCCGCGCGTGGAGAGCGCCATCGTGCGCCTGACGCCGCGCGACCCGGACTACGAGGTGCCGGACGAGGACTTCTTCCTCGACTTCGTGAAGGCCGTGTTCACGCAGCGCCGGAAGACGATGCGGAACGCGATTCGGAACACCGCCCACATCTCGGGCCTCGACGCCCCGGACGCGGTCGTGGACGCCCTGGACGACGAGTTGCTCTCGGCGCGCCCGGAGAAACTGGAACCGCGACGGTTCGCGGCGGTCGCGAGCGTCGCGTACGACCACGGTGACCCGTCGTGA
- a CDS encoding RNA polymerase Rpb4 family protein, with protein sequence MTIFKETLDEEFLTTSEAKALLEDIEAERAADEDRELRYELARAVEHTNRFAVLEAEESRELVEELLELDTIEEQAAFKVADLLPRSRDELRAVFAQERYALSGDELDDVLDVVAKYA encoded by the coding sequence ATGACCATCTTCAAGGAGACGCTCGACGAGGAGTTCCTCACCACGTCGGAGGCGAAGGCCCTCCTGGAGGACATCGAGGCCGAGCGCGCGGCCGACGAAGACCGGGAACTCCGGTACGAACTCGCGCGCGCCGTCGAGCACACGAACCGGTTCGCCGTGCTGGAGGCCGAGGAGTCCCGCGAACTCGTCGAGGAACTCCTCGAACTCGACACCATCGAGGAGCAGGCGGCGTTCAAGGTCGCTGACCTCCTGCCGCGGAGCCGCGACGAACTCCGCGCGGTGTTCGCGCAGGAGCGGTACGCGCTCTCCGGCGACGAACTCGACGACGTGCTGGACGTCGTCGCGAAGTACGCGTAA
- a CDS encoding DUF2391 family protein produces the protein MPERELDQLFDELEALEAAVDEDARERVAAALDAAEDVEEEVAYLEDRGAFGNVIRGYDRADVAETFLGSLLFGVPMAVEGGTTEVGAFFATHPAFLLGTVAATLAVVYGVLYVADFQDVRVKDPLFGFVPRRFVGVVAVSLSTAVVLLTAWGRIDWADPAVALGACVAAFFPMAIGAALGDILPGS, from the coding sequence ATGCCGGAGCGCGAACTCGACCAGCTGTTCGACGAACTCGAAGCCCTCGAAGCCGCGGTGGACGAGGACGCGCGCGAACGGGTGGCCGCCGCGCTCGACGCCGCAGAGGACGTGGAGGAGGAAGTCGCCTACCTCGAAGACCGCGGCGCGTTCGGGAACGTCATCCGCGGGTACGACCGCGCCGACGTCGCCGAAACCTTCCTCGGAAGCCTCCTGTTCGGCGTGCCGATGGCCGTCGAGGGCGGAACCACCGAGGTCGGCGCGTTCTTCGCCACCCACCCCGCCTTCCTCCTGGGGACGGTCGCGGCGACGCTCGCCGTCGTCTACGGTGTCCTCTACGTCGCCGACTTCCAGGACGTCCGCGTCAAAGACCCCCTGTTCGGGTTCGTCCCCCGGCGGTTCGTCGGCGTCGTCGCGGTGTCACTCTCGACCGCCGTCGTCCTGCTCACCGCGTGGGGACGTATCGACTGGGCCGACCCCGCGGTCGCGCTCGGCGCGTGCGTCGCCGCGTTCTTCCCGATGGCCATCGGCGCGGCACTCGGTGACATCCTCCCCGGAAGCTAG
- a CDS encoding cystathionine gamma-synthase produces the protein MDDDEHFETRAIHAGQEPDEETGALMTPIYANSTYEQSAPGEHTGYEYSRTGNPTRSDLEDNLAALEGGEHGRAFSSGMGSINTVMNLLDAGDHVVTGDDVYGGTHRLFTQVYEKYDVEFDFVDTTDHDAVADAMQENTELLWVETPTNPLMRVNDIDALSDIAHDNDALCAVDNTFATPYLQRPLEHGADIVSHSLTKYLGGHSDVVGGALVTDDAELDEEFGFYQNSVGATPGPFDAFLVLRGTKTLPVRMDRHCENANELAHWLEAHEHVEHVYYPGLESHRQHDLAAEQMDDFGGMLSFELDASLEEASEFVSSTEVFTLAESLGGVESLIEQPAAMTHAAIPKEEREAAGLTDPLIRASVGIENVDDLKADLDQAITAALE, from the coding sequence ATGGACGACGACGAGCACTTCGAGACGCGCGCCATCCACGCCGGCCAGGAACCCGACGAGGAGACGGGCGCGCTGATGACGCCCATCTACGCGAACTCCACGTACGAGCAGTCCGCGCCCGGCGAGCACACGGGCTACGAGTACAGCCGAACCGGGAACCCGACCCGGAGCGACCTGGAGGACAACCTCGCGGCCCTGGAGGGCGGCGAGCACGGCCGCGCATTCTCCTCCGGGATGGGTTCCATCAACACCGTGATGAACCTCCTCGACGCCGGCGACCACGTGGTGACGGGCGACGACGTGTACGGGGGAACCCACCGGCTGTTCACGCAGGTGTACGAGAAGTACGACGTGGAGTTCGACTTCGTGGACACCACCGACCACGACGCCGTCGCCGACGCGATGCAGGAGAACACGGAACTCCTCTGGGTGGAGACGCCGACGAACCCGCTGATGCGCGTGAACGACATCGACGCGCTCTCGGACATCGCGCACGACAACGACGCGCTCTGCGCGGTGGACAACACGTTCGCGACGCCCTACCTCCAGCGCCCGCTCGAACACGGCGCGGACATCGTCTCGCACTCGCTCACGAAGTACCTCGGCGGGCACAGCGACGTGGTCGGCGGCGCGCTCGTCACGGACGACGCGGAACTCGACGAGGAGTTCGGGTTCTACCAGAACTCCGTCGGCGCGACCCCGGGGCCGTTCGACGCCTTCCTCGTCCTCCGCGGGACGAAGACGCTGCCCGTGCGGATGGATCGCCACTGCGAGAACGCGAACGAACTCGCGCACTGGCTCGAAGCGCACGAGCACGTCGAGCACGTCTACTATCCCGGCCTCGAATCCCACCGCCAGCACGACCTCGCGGCCGAGCAGATGGACGACTTCGGCGGCATGCTCTCCTTCGAACTCGACGCGAGCCTGGAGGAGGCGAGCGAGTTCGTCTCCAGCACGGAGGTGTTCACGCTCGCGGAGTCGCTCGGCGGCGTCGAATCCCTCATCGAACAGCCCGCGGCGATGACGCACGCCGCCATCCCGAAAGAAGAACGCGAGGCCGCCGGCCTCACCGACCCGCTCATCCGCGCGAGCGTCGGCATCGAGAACGTGGACGACCTCAAGGCCGACCTCGACCAGGCCATCACGGCCGCGCTCGAATAA